The nucleotide sequence GCTCCGGGCTGGCGCGCAGGAGCCCTTCGGCCGCAACCACCTGTCCGGGCGTGCAGTAGCCGCACTGGAAGGCGTCCTCCTCGACGAACGCCTTCTGCACCGGCCCGAGCTCCTCGCCGTTCATCAGCCCTTCGACCGTCGTCACCTCTTTCCCCTCGGCCTCGAGGGCGAGCGTGAGGCAGGAGTACCGCGGGACGCCGTCGATGAGGACCGAGCAGGCGCCGCACTCGCCCCGCTCGCACCCCGGCTTCGTCCCGGTGAGGCCCAGCTTCTCGCGCAGGACCGACAGGAGCGTGTCGCGCGGCTCGACGAGGACCTTGTGCGTCCGCCCGTTCACGACGAGCGTCAGCTTCGACGGCTCGGCCGCGGGGAGCTCGGCGACGGGCGTCGCCCCCGCCCGCGGAGCCGAGAGCGCATCCTTCGCCACCACGACGCCGACCGCTGCCGGGACCACCGAGCCGAGGAAGCCTCGACGGCTGACGCCGCCGGGCGCGGAGTCGAGGTCGTTGGGATCGTCCGTTCTGTCGACCATGCGTCCTCCCGCGGCCGGGGCTTGGCGCGGCGCGGCGTCCCCGGCCCGATCGAACATGTTACGACGCGACGGGGTGACACAATGGGTCGGAACGATGCGACGCGCTCTCGTCTTCATCGCTGCGCTCGCCCTCGCCCCAGCAATAGGGGCGCAGCCGCGTCCCGGGCCGACGACGCTCCCCGGGGGCGTGGCGCCCGGCGGGCTCGCTGCCCAGGCGGGCGGCATCAAGCTCAACCGGAAGGTGAAGGCCGAGTTGAAGCAGGACGCCCCGGCCCGGTCGCGTGCCCCGGTCCTGAAGGGGGGCAGGATGCGCCCTTTCCTGGAGCCTCGAGCTTCGACCTCTCCGCCGCCGAAGACGAAAGCGAAGCCCGCTCCCCGGAACCCGTAGCCCAGACCAGCGCCCTGTCGCGGACGAAGCCACCTGTCGGGACGGGGGATGGGCCTCGACCCGGCCTCAGCCGAGGGTCATTCTCCCGATTCCCGAAGGACCTGCGCCAGAGCCGCAGCGAGGGCGTCGGCGTCCTCTCCACGGACGAGGTGAACGACGCCGCAGGGCAGGCGCATGACCCCGCCAATGCCCGCGGCGAGTGTCGCCGGCTCGTCGAGCAGCGCCGGATCCGCGAGGGTGACGCGGACCCGCGTCCTCGCGCACGCCTCCACCGTCCGGACGTTCGGAGCCCCGCCGAGCGCCTGCAGGACGACCCTGGAAAGCAACCGGACCTCCGGCGACGGTCGTGCACTGGAGGACCGCACGGTCGCAGCGGGAGTGCACGGCGACGACGCCGCTCCGAGAACGCCTTCCATGGCCGTCTTGAGGTTCTCCGAGCGGGTCCCGAAGACCGCCTGGACGGCGTTCCCGATGACGACGACGCCCGCCGCTCCCAGCGCCCGCAGCGCCTTCTCGTCGGCACCGTCGAGGTCACGGACGGTGACCCGGATGCGCGTGATGCACGCGTCGAGGCTCTCGATGTTCCGTGCGCCGCCGAAGGCGGCGACCAGCCTCTCGGCGAGGCCTGCGGCCTCGGCGGGGGCAGGGCGGCCGGCTCCCGGGGCCGGCAATGGCGCGGCCACTGACTCTTCCCTCCCAGGCGTCTTCAGGTCGAAGCGGAGGATCGCCGCGCGGAAGACGCCGAAGTAGAGGAGGCCCCAGAGCGGCCCGAGAAGCGGCACGAGCCACGGCCGGGTGTCCATCGACCAGTAGAGGACGAGGTCGAAGAAGCCGTGCGAGAACGTGAACCCGAGCTTCATCCCGGCGAGGTTCGCGACGACGAAAGCGAGGCCCGCGAGGAGCGCATGGAGCGCATAGAGGAGCGGCGCGAGGAAGAGGAACGAGAACTCGATCGGCTCGGTGATCCCCGTCAGGAACGACGTCGCCGCGGCCGAAACCATGATCCCGCCGACGCGCGCGCGATTCTCGGGGCGGGCGCAGCGCCAGATGGCGAGGGCGGCCGCCGGCAGGCCCCACATCTTGAAGAGGAAGCCTCCGGAGAGGATCCCCGCAGTCGGGTCCCCCGCGAAGAAACGGGTGATGTCGCCGCGGACGGTCTTCCCCGCCGCGTCGACGAACGACCCGATCTCGAAGAAGAACGGGACGTTCCAGATGTGGTGCAGGCCGAACGGCAGGAGGAGGCGCTCGACGACGCCGTATACGAACGTCGCCGACGTGGGCCGGCCGTAGGCGACCTGGTCGGACAGGACGTGGATCGCGCGCTGGACGGGCGGCCAGAGAACGGCCAGGGCGACGCCGAGGAAGGTCGCCGCGAGACCGGTCAGGATCGGCACGAGGCGCTTGCCGCCGAAGAAGCCGAGCCAGGCGGGAAGCTCGGCCCGCGCATAGCGGTTGAAGAGCGACGCCGCGAGGAGACCGACGAGAATTCCGCCGAAGACCCCCGTCTCGACGGAGTCGAATCCGAGTATCCGTGTCGTCGGCAGCCCCAGGAGGCGTGCCCCGGCACCCATCGTCGCGAGGAGGACGACGTGGCCGACGACGGCCGCCACGGCCGCTGCCCCGTCGTTCTGCGTCAGGCCGAGCGCGACGGCGATGGCGAAGATGAGAGGGAGGCTCGTGAAGATCGCCCCGCCCGCCTGGCCGAGAACGCTCGCGACGGCGTCGGGCAGGAGGCCGAGCTTCGCGCTCCCGAGCCCGAGGAGGAGGCCCGCCACGGGGAGGACGGAGACCGGGAGCATCAGCGCCCGGCCGATCTTCTGCAGGAGCCCGAAGGCCCGGCCCGCAACGCTCACGGCGCGCCCCCCGTCTGCGAGAGGAGGGCTCTCACCTCGGCGGCCGTCGTCGTCTCGAGTGCGCGGACGGCGACCGCGCGGCACGCGTCGAACGAGACCTCGCGGACGCGCGCCTTCACCGACGGGACCTGCCCCGCGCCGACCGACAGCTCGCCCACGCCCAGTCCGAGGAGAAGTGGTATGGCCGCGAGGTCTCCCGCGAGCGCCCCGCAAACCGCCGAGGGGATCCCGTGCCTGCGCGCGGCGGCGCAGGTGCGGGCGATCAGGTGGAGGACTGCCGGGTCGAGGGCGTCGGCGCGCGGAGAGAGCCGCGGATGCCCCCGGTCCATCGCGAGGGTGAACTGCGTCAGGTCGTTCGTCCCGATCGTGACGAAGGCCGCCTCCTTCAGGAACGCGTCCGCGAGGATTGCCGCGGAGGCGACCTCGACCGTCATGCCCGCACGCCGCCGGGACGCGCCGAGACGCTCGCGCTCCTCTTCCAGGTCTGCGGTCGCCCCGCGCCACTCGTCGAGAACCGAGACCATCGGGAACGTCACCCTCACGTCGTACTCCTCCGGCACCCTGAGGAGCGCGCGGAGCTGGGCCCGGAACAGGTCGGGCCGGTCGAGGAAGACGCGCAGGCCGCGCTCGCCGAGCGCCGGGTTCTCCTCCTCGGGAAGGGGAAGCCAGCGCAGCGGCTTGTCGCCCCCCGCGTCGAACGTCCTGACGACGATCGGCCGGCCGGGCCCGACCGCCTCGGCCACGGCGCGGTAGACCGCCTCCTGCTCGTCTTCCGAAGGGACGTTCGCGCGGTCGAGAAAGAGGAGCTCGGAGCGCAGGAGCCCGATACCCTCCGCACCGGAGGCGATCCCTTCCTCCGCGTCGACGAGGCTCCCCGCGTTCGCCAGGACCGCGACCCTCACGCCGTCCATCGTGAGCGCGGGCTCGGCCGCCGCGAGGCGGTCTGCGCTCCGGCGCGCCGCGCGCCGCTGGCAGCGCAGCCGTATCGCCTCGCGCTCGTCGTCGTCCGGCGAGAGGCGCAGCTCGGCGGCGTCTCCGTCGAGGACCGCCAGCGTCCCCTCGGGAATCTCGAGCGCGCGGGCGTCGATCCCCGCCACGGCGGGTATGCCCATGGAACGGGCCAGGAGAGCCGCGTGCGACGTCGCCCCTCCCGACACCGTGCAGAAGCCGGCCACACCTCCCCGGCCGAGCGTCGCCGCCTCCGACGGTGACAGGTCCTCTGCCACGACGATCGAGCCCTCCGGAGGCGAGGGGGGCGAGGAGCGCTGCCCGACGAGGATGTGCAGGACGCGCCCCCCGGCATCGCGCAGGTCGGCCGCGCGGGCGGCCAGCGCCGGGTTCGGCAGGCGCGAGATCCGGTCGGCGTACCGGCGCACCGCCTCGCGGAAGGCCCAGGCGGCGCTCTTTCCCGCGACGATCTCGTGCTCGGCCTCGGCGAGGAGGAGCGGGTCGTCGAGGAGCGCGACGTGCGCCTCGAAGATGTCGGCGTGCTCGCTGCCGGCCTCGGCGCCGACGCGCGCCTCGAGCGACCGCAGCTGGACCTTCGCCTCCTCGAGGGCGAAGTCCAGGTCGCGCCGCTCCGTCCTCTCGTCCTCGCCGTTCTCGAGGACCTCGGGCTCCTCGCGCACGAGCCGCGCCACCGGCCCCGCCGCGCATCCGGGGGCCATGGGCACACCCGTGAAGACGCGCTCCCTTCGGGGCGCGACTCTCGGGGCCGTCGAGAGAGGCGCCCCGGGCTCGTTCCCGTCCACGGCTTCCAGGACCCGGGCGAGGGTCGCGAGCGCCTTCCCCGCGTCGGGACCCGTCGCGCGAAGCCTCACGATCTCGCCGTGGACGACGCCGAGAGAGAGGAGCCCGACGATGCTCCGCGCGCTCGCCATCGAGGTCCCCGTCTCCACGAGGACCTCCGCCCGGAACCGCCGTGCCGCGCTCG is from Holophagales bacterium and encodes:
- a CDS encoding (2Fe-2S)-binding protein translates to MVDRTDDPNDLDSAPGGVSRRGFLGSVVPAAVGVVVAKDALSAPRAGATPVAELPAAEPSKLTLVVNGRTHKVLVEPRDTLLSVLREKLGLTGTKPGCERGECGACSVLIDGVPRYSCLTLALEAEGKEVTTVEGLMNGEELGPVQKAFVEEDAFQCGYCTPGQVVAAEGLLRASPEPTLDEIRLGMSGNLCRCGAYAHIFNAVGKAATLRKGR
- a CDS encoding PTS transporter subunit EIIC gives rise to the protein MLPVSVLPVAGLLLGLGSAKLGLLPDAVASVLGQAGGAIFTSLPLIFAIAVALGLTQNDGAAAVAAVVGHVVLLATMGAGARLLGLPTTRILGFDSVETGVFGGILVGLLAASLFNRYARAELPAWLGFFGGKRLVPILTGLAATFLGVALAVLWPPVQRAIHVLSDQVAYGRPTSATFVYGVVERLLLPFGLHHIWNVPFFFEIGSFVDAAGKTVRGDITRFFAGDPTAGILSGGFLFKMWGLPAAALAIWRCARPENRARVGGIMVSAAATSFLTGITEPIEFSFLFLAPLLYALHALLAGLAFVVANLAGMKLGFTFSHGFFDLVLYWSMDTRPWLVPLLGPLWGLLYFGVFRAAILRFDLKTPGREESVAAPLPAPGAGRPAPAEAAGLAERLVAAFGGARNIESLDACITRIRVTVRDLDGADEKALRALGAAGVVVIGNAVQAVFGTRSENLKTAMEGVLGAASSPCTPAATVRSSSARPSPEVRLLSRVVLQALGGAPNVRTVEACARTRVRVTLADPALLDEPATLAAGIGGVMRLPCGVVHLVRGEDADALAAALAQVLRESGE
- the ptsP gene encoding phosphoenolpyruvate--protein phosphotransferase: MDERPPGGSFAAAAEPTLVLKAPLSGPVVPIDRVPDPVFAHRLLGDGVAIDPVSSLLLAPCDGVVATIHPAGHAIALTTDSGVEVMLHVGLDTVALGGRGFVPRVAQGRRVVAGEALLAFDADLVARSARSLVTPVVVTSRERVLGMQAAAGFVTAGIDDLLVLRLAAVAGVPSGPVLGEKSRDVRVLRRLGLHARPAAALASAARRFRAEVLVETGTSMASARSIVGLLSLGVVHGEIVRLRATGPDAGKALATLARVLEAVDGNEPGAPLSTAPRVAPRRERVFTGVPMAPGCAAGPVARLVREEPEVLENGEDERTERRDLDFALEEAKVQLRSLEARVGAEAGSEHADIFEAHVALLDDPLLLAEAEHEIVAGKSAAWAFREAVRRYADRISRLPNPALAARAADLRDAGGRVLHILVGQRSSPPSPPEGSIVVAEDLSPSEAATLGRGGVAGFCTVSGGATSHAALLARSMGIPAVAGIDARALEIPEGTLAVLDGDAAELRLSPDDDEREAIRLRCQRRAARRSADRLAAAEPALTMDGVRVAVLANAGSLVDAEEGIASGAEGIGLLRSELLFLDRANVPSEDEQEAVYRAVAEAVGPGRPIVVRTFDAGGDKPLRWLPLPEEENPALGERGLRVFLDRPDLFRAQLRALLRVPEEYDVRVTFPMVSVLDEWRGATADLEEERERLGASRRRAGMTVEVASAAILADAFLKEAAFVTIGTNDLTQFTLAMDRGHPRLSPRADALDPAVLHLIARTCAAARRHGIPSAVCGALAGDLAAIPLLLGLGVGELSVGAGQVPSVKARVREVSFDACRAVAVRALETTTAAEVRALLSQTGGAP